The Synergistaceae bacterium region AGCTGCTAAACTCGGCGCAACAGATGTACTCGGCAGCGTTTGGACTCGTGATAGAGCTTGGTACACAGAGACAGCCGGAAAAGTCGCAGACATGGCTAAAGAGTTCGGACTCAAATTTAATATCGAGTTCTTACCGTGGGCAGGAGTCAGAAATTTACAGGAAGATATTACATTAATTGACGATTTAGCGCGCGACAACGTTTTTGTAATGGTCGATACACTTCATGCAGGTAGAGCAGGCGTAACAGGTGCAGAGCTTGCAAGGACTCCGAGAAAATATTTTAACTTCATTCACCTTTGCGACGGCCCCGCTCCTGAAGGCGCAGAATGTAAAGACACAGTTCTTGACAATATCAAGGACGATTTAATGTTGTATACGGCACGTGAGGCGAGATTTTATCCAGGCGACGGCGATGTAAAAATTGCTGACATGATAAAAGCTATGCCGGAAATTCCTTTATCGATCGAGCTTCCAAACTTGAAGGAAATTAAAGCACGTGGAGTCGCAGGCCACGCTAAACAGTGTCTCGACGCTGCGAAAAAATATTTTGCCGAGAATGGCATTAACTAGCAGGCCGAAAAATGAATCTACCCGAAAAAATTAGTATTTGTGAAGTAGGACTCAGAGACGGACTGCAGAACGAGAAAATAATTTTATCGACGGATCAGAAACTTGAAATTTTGCGCGGATTCATTGATGCAGGATTTCCCGTTATTGAAGTAGGTTCGTTCATGCACCCTAAAAAAGTTCCGCAAATGGCCGACACTGACGAATTATTTAAACGAGTCGGAGAAGTCCCTGAAGGTGTCGAACTTCGCGCGTTAATTCCAAATGTCAGGGGCGTTCAACGTGCAATAGAATGCGGGTGCAAAAAAGTGAAATTAAACGTGTCCGCCAGCCGTATGCATAACTTGAAAAATTTAAATCGTACACCTGAAGAAAGCGTTGCAGGTTTTGCAGACTGCGTGAAAATGGCAAATGAGAATAATATCGCAATTTCCGGTTCTATTTCTATGCCGTTCGCGTCGCCGTGGGAAGGCCGTACACCAGTTGAAGACGTTGACGCAATTATCGAGGCTTATTTGAATGTCGGAATAAATGAAATCTCATTATCTGACGCGTCTGGCCAAGCAGTTCCGAATCAAGTCTACGATTTATGCAAACACGTACGCGAAAAATATAGTAATGCTTCATGGTGGCTGCATTTCCATAATACAAGAGGTG contains the following coding sequences:
- a CDS encoding sugar phosphate isomerase/epimerase, which encodes MARKFSLAYLTIPGTNPMDQIKIAKEAGYDFVSLRTIPMHLPGEPEFLPQKDPALFDAIKAALKEYDMPLMDIELARIRKDLDINEYKPAFEAAAKLGATDVLGSVWTRDRAWYTETAGKVADMAKEFGLKFNIEFLPWAGVRNLQEDITLIDDLARDNVFVMVDTLHAGRAGVTGAELARTPRKYFNFIHLCDGPAPEGAECKDTVLDNIKDDLMLYTAREARFYPGDGDVKIADMIKAMPEIPLSIELPNLKEIKARGVAGHAKQCLDAAKKYFAENGIN
- a CDS encoding hydroxymethylglutaryl-CoA lyase, with translation MNLPEKISICEVGLRDGLQNEKIILSTDQKLEILRGFIDAGFPVIEVGSFMHPKKVPQMADTDELFKRVGEVPEGVELRALIPNVRGVQRAIECGCKKVKLNVSASRMHNLKNLNRTPEESVAGFADCVKMANENNIAISGSISMPFASPWEGRTPVEDVDAIIEAYLNVGINEISLSDASGQAVPNQVYDLCKHVREKYSNASWWLHFHNTRGAAIANILAAMQAGMTRFDASFGGLGGCPFVPGAAGNVSTEDVINMLDEMGIYTGVDVLKVMALSRKVSEWLGHGLDSYVLRAGRSKDLIASQAES